TCCCCGGTCGCCGCGTTGGCGTCGACCGGTGCTGAGCCGTCGGCCGTCGTCCCGCCGTCGGTCGCCGCGCGGTCGCGCTCCGGCGCGTCCGCCGCGGGTTCGTCTCCGTAGACCCCGGCGACGATCGCCTCCGCGATCGGGTGAACCGAGGCGCGTTCGAGCGCCGCGGCCCGCTTTCTGACGGTCTCCGGGTCCGTTCCGTCGGTCCGGGTGTCGAGAAGGCGCATCTCGCCGTCGGTGAGCGTGCCGGTCTTGTCGAGGACGACCGTGTCCACGTCGGTGGCCTCCTCGAAGACGGCGTCGGAGACGACCACGATCCCCCGCTGCGCCGCGTCGCGGATCCCGGCCGCGACCGCGAGGGGCGTCGCGAGCCCGAGCGCGCAGGGACACGAGACGATGAGCACCGTGAGCCCCACGAGCGCCGCTTCGACGGGCGCGGCGCCGAGCGCGAGGGTCGCTCCGGAGGCGACGACGGCGACGGCGATGACAAGCGGGACGAACACCGTCGCCAGCTTGTCGACGAGCCGCTGGATGCCCGACCGCGAGCTTTGGATCTCCCAGAGCAGCCGCACGAGCGTGTCGAGCGTGCTCTCCGCGTCCTCGCCGACCTCAACGACGACCGGCGCGTCGGTGACGACGGTGCCGCCGCGGACCGCGTCGCCCTCGCGTTTCGTGGCCGGGAGCGACTCGCCGGTGACGAGCGCCTCGTCGACGGCGGCCGTCCCGTCGACGACGGTGCCGTCGAACGGGACGCGCTCGCCGGGGCGCACGAGCAGCCGATCGCCCGGCTCGACGGCGTCGGCGGCGATCGTCTCGCCCGCCTCGGTTCGGACGTCGCGGTCGGTCGCGGTGGTCAGCTCCGAGAGGGCGCCCGTTGCTCGCCGCTTGATCAGCGACTCGTAGTGGTTGCCGGCGGTGACCACGAGGATGACCGCGATCGTCACGTCGAAGTACAGGTCGGTCCGGCCGAGGAACATCGCGAGGGTGCTGTACGAGTAGGAGCTCACCGCCGCGAGCGACACCAACAGATCCATGTTGGGCTGTCTGGCGCGGAGGCTCACGTACGCCCCCCGCAAGATGGGGAAGCCCGTATAAAAGAGGACGATCGAGGCGAACACCCACACCTGCGTGAACAGGTACAGTCCGGAGATGCCGCCCAGATCGAGGAAGGGCTCGTAACCGAAGTAGGTGGGATACAGGAAGACGACGTACCACAGCATCGCCATCATCCCGAAGAAGCCGCCGCCGATCAGGAACCGCACGACGGCGTCGTCGCTCGACCCCTCGGGGTCGGCGCGGCTGCTGGCGGTGTACCCGGCGACCGACAGCCGGTCCGGGAGTTCGTCGGGCGTGACGGCGTCGGGGTCGTAGTCGACCCGGATCGTGTCGGTGGCGTAGCTCGCCTCCGCGGCCGCGACGCCGGGCTGTTCGCCCGCGGTCATTTCGAGGAACGACTCGCAGGTCGCACAGTGCATGCCGTCGACGTGCAGGAACGTCGTCTCGCCGTCGAACGCTTCGTCGGGTTCGGCGGCCGGCCGGCGCTGTTCGACGTCGTCGAGCCCCTCGGCGTCGTCGAGCGAGCGCGAGACGGCGAGACAGCCGCGACAGCAGAACTCGCCGTCGACGTCTGGGGCTGTGTGCGGGTCGTCCCCGGTCGGCAGGTCACAGAGTGTACAGGATGACATGGGTGATCGCGTCCGCACGGGCGGCCGGCACCGCACTACGTGCTGCCCGG
This genomic window from Halorubrum sp. PV6 contains:
- a CDS encoding heavy metal translocating P-type ATPase → MSSCTLCDLPTGDDPHTAPDVDGEFCCRGCLAVSRSLDDAEGLDDVEQRRPAAEPDEAFDGETTFLHVDGMHCATCESFLEMTAGEQPGVAAAEASYATDTIRVDYDPDAVTPDELPDRLSVAGYTASSRADPEGSSDDAVVRFLIGGGFFGMMAMLWYVVFLYPTYFGYEPFLDLGGISGLYLFTQVWVFASIVLFYTGFPILRGAYVSLRARQPNMDLLVSLAAVSSYSYSTLAMFLGRTDLYFDVTIAVILVVTAGNHYESLIKRRATGALSELTTATDRDVRTEAGETIAADAVEPGDRLLVRPGERVPFDGTVVDGTAAVDEALVTGESLPATKREGDAVRGGTVVTDAPVVVEVGEDAESTLDTLVRLLWEIQSSRSGIQRLVDKLATVFVPLVIAVAVVASGATLALGAAPVEAALVGLTVLIVSCPCALGLATPLAVAAGIRDAAQRGIVVVSDAVFEEATDVDTVVLDKTGTLTDGEMRLLDTRTDGTDPETVRKRAAALERASVHPIAEAIVAGVYGDEPAADAPERDRAATDGGTTADGSAPVDANAATGDAPTAGPDDSLSVADVTVTDKGVSGRIDGDEVVVGHRSLVDGEEWTVAESLEGVGTEARNAGRVPVYVGWNGVVTGVLVVGDEVRDGWEPVVTALASDGRRVVVLTGDSPAAAQQFADHPAIDETFAEVPPEAKAETVRRLTATERVAMVGDGSNDAPALAAADIGISVASGTDLAADAADAVLLEDRLSAIPELFAVTHGTNRRLKQNLGWAFVYNAVAIPMAVSGVLNPLFAAVAMAASSILVVSNSARPVYKES